The following proteins are co-located in the Silene latifolia isolate original U9 population chromosome 1, ASM4854445v1, whole genome shotgun sequence genome:
- the LOC141652910 gene encoding uncharacterized protein LOC141652910, producing MSGDGEKSDINKTIIPITSPLYLHPSDNPSLLLTQTVFNGQNYELWADAVKNDLDAKNKLGFVEEEVKKPEIVKGEESLESLAWRQCNAMLKAWLRNVIDPKLHPSITFTVTVAEIWEQLRSRYSAENALECIN from the coding sequence atgtcaGGAGACGGAGAAAAATCCGACATTAACAAAACTATCATTCCAATTACTTCGCCTCTCTACCTTCATCCATCCGACAATCCTAGTCTACTGCTTACGCAAACTGTATTTAATGGCCAAAACTATGAACTTTGGGCAGACGCCGTTAAAAATGATCTTGATGCGAAAAACAAACTAGGGTTCGTTGAAGAAGAGGTCAAAAAGCCAGAGATTGTCAAGGGCGAAGAAAGCCTGGAGTCATTGGCTTGGCGACAATGTAATGCGATGTTGAAAGCGTGGCTGCGGAATGTAATAGACCCAAAGCTGCACCCAAGCATCACTTTCACGGTGACAGTAGCAGAAATATGGGAACAATTAAGAAGTCGTTACTCCGCAGAAAACGCTCTCGAGTGCATCAATTGA